A window of Primulina tabacum isolate GXHZ01 chromosome 4, ASM2559414v2, whole genome shotgun sequence contains these coding sequences:
- the LOC142543144 gene encoding uncharacterized protein LOC142543144 — protein MSEGGERTCPLCAEEMDLTDQHLKPCKCGYEICVWCWHHIIDMAEKDETEGRCPACRTPYNKEKIVGMTANCEKLVSEMSVEKKLKSHKGKSKTSEGRKQLGSVRVIQRNLVYVVGLPLNFADEDLLQRKEYFGQYGKVLKVSISRTATGAIQHFANSTCSVYITYSKEEEAIRCIQSVNGFILDGRPLKACFGTTKYCHAWLRNMPCSNPDCLYLHEIGSQEDSFTKDEVISAYTRSRVQQITGATNSMQRRSGNVLPPPADENFNNSPTLSGKHINGTATSTNQNSASGAVVSPPNSSSGRSAALPAGASWGTRSFNNQSLPTITLCSSGPLKPDTCNGLVASSAEVASMIQVSSLHTGTGKKLFPIEENTVSLDKTKMENLVSAIKESKPDSIAVLNLNQQLHGVDTTKSSSNLSKMVDSSLKSCGPDFDNNSMDATDENIENICSDFLSIGVHNYPEQIKEAVTSEAPGRSANMTNALCVTDGLSDFGLGIPTQAAQVNLCETEDDYLSFDNQRLKDPEVTASINHLPDIFNLFHMPKLSTVPSVLNSGDGSTGVDLCGQVVDKNDNLIVSASNFPSKSSGGHPYSRLNSLDANDGEYSNLFPSKDKRLLLRRYEGEVAIGSGNMGENSIISNILSMDFDSLDESLTSPQNLAKLLGETDKSQGSFGVSSSWKIQNSNQSRFSFAREDTNQATHFGTSSDFLEKDFKQPPFGNDVPYSNSIHLDNNKFAARNNFPFLGGTESDVFTNSQSHISNYKLSVSRSQISAPPGFSAANRTPPPGFSSYERADQILGALSGNHILDTSSFSRNQWQTPPSSNTFSNCDIEFMDPAILEVRHGTLPGGINSPVLDVRSSYSPQLNTFEEARLQSFLQRSLPPHTNQRINELGNGFSSIADAYGVRSRVMEQTMSNNFSPFSQFTHPQPRNAIASNGQWNGWNDGPGANNLVMAELLRNERLGFNKLYGGYEDSKIRMPSSGNMYNGSYGI, from the exons ATGAGTGAAGGAGGAGAAAGGACGTGTCCCCTCTGTGCTGAGGAGATGGATTTAACTGATCAGCACTTAAAACCTTGCAAGTGCGGCTACGAG atttgtgtttGGTGCTGGCATCACATAATAGATATGGCTGAGAAAGATGAGACAGAAGGACGCTGTCCAGCATGTCGTACTCCTTATAACAAGGAAAAAATTGTTGGAATGACGGCAAATTGTGAAAA GCTGGTTTCAGAGATGAGCGTGGAGAAAAAGCTGAAGTCACATAAGGGGAAGAGCAAAACCTCCGAGGGAAGGAAGCAACTGGGTAGTGTACGAGTTATCCAAAGGAATCTCGTCTATGTGGTGGGGTTGCCACTTAATTTTGCAGATGAGGAT CTTCTTCAGCGGAAGGAATATTTTGGTCAGTATGGAAAAGTGCTGAAGGTTTCTATATCGCGAACCGCCACTGGTGCCATACAACATTTTGCAAATAGTACATGCAGTGT ATATATAACATACTCAAAGGAGGAAGAAGCCATTCGCTGTATCCAGTCAGTAAATGGTTTTATTTTGGATGGTAGACCTCTGAA GGCATGCTTTGGAACCACTAAATATTGTCATGCGTGGCTGAGGAATATG CCCTGCAGCAATCCTGATTGTTTATATTTGCATGAAATTGGTTCGCAAGAGGATAGCTTTACTAAAGATGAAGTAATATCAGCTTACACGAG GAGTAGAGTTCAACAAATTACTGGTGCCACAAACAGTATGCAACGTCGTTCAGGAAATGTGTTACCACCACCGGCAGATGAGAACTTCAATAACAGCCCTACCCTTTCAGGGAAGCATATCAATGGAACTGCTACAAGTACAAAT CAAAATTCAGCTAGTGGTGCTGTAGTATCTCCGCCAAATAGTAGCTCAGGTAGATCTGCTGCTCTTCCAGCTGGAGCATCGTG GGGAACTCGTTCTTTCAATAATCAGTCATTGCCCACAATTACACTCTGTTCCAGTGGGCCACTTAAACCTGATACTTGTAATGGTCTGGTGGCATCTTCTGCTGAAGTTGCAAGCATGATTCAGGTTTCTTCACTGCATACCGGTACTGGGAAAAAGTTGTTTCCTATAGAGGAAAACACCGTATCTCTAGATAAAACTAAGATGGAAAATTTAGTATCTGCTATAAAAGAATCAAAACCTGATAGCATTGCAGTGCTTAATTTAAATCAGCAGCTGCATGGCGTCGATACAACCAAGTCATCCAGTAATCTTTCGAAGATGGTTGATTCTTCCCTAAAGTCTTGTGGCCCTGATTTTGACAACAATTCTATGGATGCCACTGATGAAAATATTGAGAACATATGCTCTGATTTTTTGTCAATTGGCGTCCATAACTATCCTGAGCAAATTAAAGAAGCGGTGACTTCTGAGGCACCTGGAAGATCTGCAAATATGACTAATGCCCTCTGTGTCACAGATGGCCTGTCTGACTTTGGTTTGGGGATTCCCACTCAAGCTGCACAAGtcaacttgtgtgagacagaaGATGATTACTTGTCTTTTGATAACCAAAGACTCAAGGATCCTGAGGTTACTGCCAGCATAAATCATCTACCagatattttcaatttgtttcaTATGCCAAAGCTTTCTACTGTTCCTTCTGTGTTAAATTCTGGTGATGGTTCTACCGGTGTTGATTTATGCGGGCAAGTTGTAGATAAAAATGATAACTTGATAGTTTCTGCTTCTAATTTTCCTTCAAAGTCGTCTGGTGGGCATCCTTATAGCAGGCTCAACAGTCTCGATGCTAATGATGGTGAATATTCTAATTTATTTCCGAGCAAGGATAAAAGGTTACTGCTGAGGAGATATGAAGGTGAAGTGGCCATTGGTTCTGGTAATATGGGGGAGAACAGCATTATATCGAATATTTTGTCCATGGACTTTGATTCATTGGATGAATCTTTAACATCACCTCAAAACCTTGCCAAATTATTGGGCGAAACTGATAAATCACAAGGGTCTTTTGGAGTATCAAGTTCATGGAAAATACAGAACAGCAACCAATCAAGGTTTTCATTTGCTAGAGAGGACACGAACCAAGCAACCCATTTTGGAACGTCTAGtgattttttggaaaaagaTTTCAAGCAGCCCCCTTTTGGCAATGACGTCCCTTACAGCAACAGCATACATCTTGATAATAATAAGTTTGCTGCTCGCAATAATTTTCCTTTTTTAGGCGGCACCGAATCTGATGTTTTTACCAACAGTCAATCTCATATCTCCAATTATAAGCTTTCTG TTTCAAGATCTCAGATATCTGCCCCTCCAGGTTTTTCAGCTGCTAATAGAACGCCACCTCCAGGTTTCTCATCATATGAAAGGGCAGATCAGATTTTGGGCGCATTATCAG GAAATCATATACTTGATACCTCCTCTTTTTCAAGAAATCAGTGGCAGACACCTCCAAGTAGCAATACTTTTAGTAACTGTGATATTGAATTCATGGATCCTGCAATTTTGGAAGTTCGCCATGGCACACTTCCAGGTGGCATCAACAGTCCAGTCCTAGATGTAAGGTCCAGTTATTCTCCACAATTGAATACATTCGAGGAGGCAAGGCTCCAATCATTTTTGCAAAGATCTCTTCCTCCACACACAAACCAGAGAATTAATGAACTTGGGAATGGTTTTTCCTCCATCGCTGATGCTTATGGAGTTCGTTCAAGGGTTATGGAGCAAACCATGTCCAACAATTTCTCTCCATTTTCCCAGTTTACCCACCCTCAGCCTAGAAATGCAATAGCTTCTAATGGCCAATGGAATGGGTGGAATGACGGCCCTGGTGCTAATAATTTGGTTATGGCAGAACTTCTCAGAAACGAGAGATTGGGATTTAATAAGTTATATGGTGGTTATGAAGATTCAAAGATCCGCATGCCCAGTTCTGGAAATATGTACAATGGGAGTTATGGGATTTAA